In Gossypium arboreum isolate Shixiya-1 chromosome 6, ASM2569848v2, whole genome shotgun sequence, the following are encoded in one genomic region:
- the LOC108459100 gene encoding LOW QUALITY PROTEIN: protein NRT1/ PTR FAMILY 7.1-like (The sequence of the model RefSeq protein was modified relative to this genomic sequence to represent the inferred CDS: inserted 1 base in 1 codon): MAVIEYLFTNETEIKINEEIIKKSGGWKYASLLLVNQGLATLAFFGVSVNLVLFLTRVLDQDNSDAANNVSKWTGTVYLCSLMGAFLSDSYWGRYLTYAVFQLILVSVLGLLSFASWLFLINPADCGDGTKMCRHSSSVGVGXFYLSIYLIAFGYGGHQPTIATFGADQFDDSNPKAADSKAAFFCYFYFALNVGSLFSNTILVYYEDSGKWTLGFLVSLCCAIIALLLYLLGTSRYKYITCGNPLTRVAQVFVAAFRKWNVAPATADALYEVEGPESAIKGSRKIPHSDDFKFLDKAATITQYDLCGRKDPWRLCTVTQVEEVKCALKMLPIWLCTIIYSVIFTQMASLFVEQGDVMTSKLGDFHFPAANMSALDICSVLICTGIYRQILVPLARRLSGRSKGLTELQRMGIGLVMGMMAMIAGGVTEIQRLKLVRPGEKKSRLSIFWQVPQYVLVGASEVFMYVGQLEFFNGQAPDGIKSFGSSLCMASISLGNYVNSLLVSMVMGTTARDDSPGWIPADLNQGHMDRFFFLIAALTALDFIIYVFCAKWY, from the exons ATGGCTGTCATTGAGTATTTATTCACCAATGAGACTGAAATAAAG ATTAATGAAGAAATTATTAAGAAGTCAGGAGGATGGAAATATGCAAGTCTCTTGCTGG TGAATCAAGGTCTAGCAACCTTAGCTTTCTTTGGAGTAAGTGTGAACTTGGTGTTGTTCTTAACCAGGGTTCTAGACCAAGATAATAGCGATGCTGCAAATAATGTGAGCAAGTGGACTGGAACAGTTTACCTCTGCTCTCTGATGGGAGCATTCCTTAGCGATTCCTACTGGGGTCGTTACTTGACATATGCTGTCTTTCAGCTGATACTGGTGT CAGTTCTGGGGCTACTATCCTTTGCTTCATGGCTTTTCTTGATAAACCCTGCGGATTGTGGTGATGGAACGAAGATGTGCAGGCACTCATCATCAGTAGGCGTTG ACTTTTACTTATCAATATATCTGATTGCCTTTGGATACGGGGGACATCAACCGACGATAGCCACTTTTGGAGCAGACCAGTTCGATGATTCGAATCCCAAAGCAGCAGATTCCAAAGCTGCATTCTTTTGTTACTTCTACTTTGCACTTAATGTGGGATCTTTATTTTCAAACACCATACTGGTTTACTATGAAGATTCAGGAAAATGGACGCTAGGCTTCTTGGTTTCCTTATGTTGTGCTATTATAGCGTTACTATTGTATTTGTTGGGGACATCAAGATATAAGTATATAACATGTGGCAACCCACTAACACGCGTCGCTCAAGTATTCGTGGCTGCTTTTAGGAAGTGGAATGTAGCTCCAGCTACTGCCGATGCGTTGTATGAGGTAGAAGGACCTGAATCCGCAATCAAAGGCAGCAGAAAAATCCCCCACAGTGATGATTTCAA GTTCCTGGACAAGGCGGCTACAATAACTCAATATGATTTGTGTGGAAGAAAAGATCCATGGAGGCTTTGCACTGTAACTCAGGTTGAAGAAGTCAAATGTGCACTGAAAATGTTGCCCATTTGGCTTTGTACCATAATTTACTCTGTCATCTTCACGCAAATGGCATCCCTTTTTGTGGAGCAAGGAGATGTAATGACCTCAAAACTGGGAGATTTCCACTTTCCAGCAGCCAACATGTCAGCTCTCGACATTTGCAGCGTTCTCATTTGCACCGGAATCTATCGTCAAATTCTCGTCCCCTTGGCCAGAAGATTGAGTGGTAGATCCAAAGGATTGACAGAGCTCCAAAGAATGGGGATCGGACTTGTGATGGGAATGATGGCAATGATTGCGGGGGGTGTGACCGAGATACAAAGACTCAAATTGGTGAGGCCGGGTGAGAAAAAAAGTCGTTTAAGCATATTTTGGCAAGTTCCACAATACGTATTAGTTGGTGCATCTGAAGTTTTCATGTACGTTGGTCAATTGGAGTTCTTCAATGGACAAGCTCCGGATGGTATTAAAAGCTTTGGAAGCTCCCTTTGCATGGCTTCCATTTCTCTTGGAAACTACGTTAACAGTTTATTAGTTAGCATGGTTATGGGGACTACGGCAAGAGATGATAGTCCGGGTTGGATCCCAGCTGACCTGAACCAAGGCCATATGGACCGGTTCTTCTTCCTTATCGCTGCTCTAACTGCTCTTGATTTTATAATCTACGTGTTTTGTGCTAAATGGTACTAA